The DNA segment TGTTGGGATAGACTTGGAGGTCGACCTCGCCGTTCGTGGCCTTGGCGATCGCCTCCGCCGCCTCGCGGATCCGCACCGCGCCCGGATGATCGGCCGGGAAGGCCGTGCCGTAGCGCAGGCGGTACTTCGCCCGCTGCGCCCGGGCCGGCGCGGCCGCACCCCCGGCGAGACCCGCCGCCGCCAGCCCGGCCGTGAAGCTCCGGCGCGAGACCGCTCCCCGCATCGTCATCCGTTCCTCCCTCGATTCCAGGCCCGCCCCTCTCCCGGGGCGCGGTGCCGACAAGTCTGCTTCCGCGCTACTGCGTGAAGTCGAGCTGCACCTTGAGGGTGCGCTCGGGGTGCCGCTCGACGAGGTCGAAGGCCGCTCGTGCCTCCCTGGCCGGGAAGGTCTGGGTGATCATCGCGGCAGGCGTCAGCCGGCCCTCGGCGAGCCAGGTGATCACCTGCGGCATCAGGCGCCGGTTGAGCCTCGAGCCGACCAGGGTCAGCTCCTTGCGGACGATCTCCTGCTGGCTCACCGGGCTCGGCGCGGGCGAGAAGCCGAGGAGGCCGATCCGCCCGGCGGGGCTGACGATCCGGCACGCCTCGTCCAGGAGGGCCGGCACCCCGGCCCCGTCGACGATCAGCGTCGGCCCGAGGCCGTCATTCTCAGCTGCGACCCTCTCCGGCACGCTCTCGGCGCCGGCCTGGATGACCGCGTCGGCCCCGAACGCTTCCGCGACCGCGAGCCGCGCCGGATCGAGATCGGCCAGGATGCAGCGGGCGCCGTGCAGCTTGGCGACCTGCAGCACCGTGATGCCGACGGTGCCGGCGCCGTAGACCAGCACCGTGTCGTCGGCCGAGATCCCCGTCCGGGACAGCACGTTGGCGGCGACCGAGAGCGGCTCGGCCAGCGCCGCGATCTCCGGGGCGAGGTCGTCCGGCACCGCGAGGCAGTTGATCGCCGGGACGGTCAGGGAATCGCGAAACCCGCCGTCGCGGTGGACGCCGAAGACCTGGAGGTTGGCGCAGACGTTCGGGCGGCCGATCCGGCATGGATAGCAGTTGCTGCAGGCCACGACGGGATCGACCACCACCCGCTGCCCGACTTTCAGCCCGGCGACGCCGGCGCCGAGCGCCTCGATCCGCCCGGCGAATTCGTGCCCGATCACCCTCGGATAGCGGGCGAAGGGGTTCGAGCCGTGCAGGATGTGGAGGTCCGAGCCGCAGATGCCGGCGCGCTCGACCCGCAGCAGCACCTCGCCCGCCGCCGGGGCGCCCGGCTCCGACCGGTCGGAGACCGTCAGGGCGTGCGGCGCCTGAACCGAGATCGCGACCAACCGCTCCTCCCGCCTCTCTTGTTGACTAGTCGACAAGTATTGCGCGGACGATGCGGCGTCAATCGGGCATCACGCGGGGGCGGTCGGATCGTGCCGGGTCGGTGCGGCTTGCTCAGCACAGGCGGATCGGCCGCCATGCACCCATCGCTTGCCGAGGTTGCGAACGCGCAGGGCCCGATCGTCGCGAAGCCTGTTCGATACCGCACCGCCTTCGAGCGGACTTGCCCGAAGGCGGTGGCCAAGCCCGAATGGGCGCCGGCGCTGATGCGCCGGACGCCTTGCCATCGACGCGTCGATGGCAAGGCGCGCTGG comes from the Methylobacterium currus genome and includes:
- a CDS encoding Zn-dependent oxidoreductase, producing the protein MVAISVQAPHALTVSDRSEPGAPAAGEVLLRVERAGICGSDLHILHGSNPFARYPRVIGHEFAGRIEALGAGVAGLKVGQRVVVDPVVACSNCYPCRIGRPNVCANLQVFGVHRDGGFRDSLTVPAINCLAVPDDLAPEIAALAEPLSVAANVLSRTGISADDTVLVYGAGTVGITVLQVAKLHGARCILADLDPARLAVAEAFGADAVIQAGAESVPERVAAENDGLGPTLIVDGAGVPALLDEACRIVSPAGRIGLLGFSPAPSPVSQQEIVRKELTLVGSRLNRRLMPQVITWLAEGRLTPAAMITQTFPAREARAAFDLVERHPERTLKVQLDFTQ